The proteins below are encoded in one region of Epinephelus lanceolatus isolate andai-2023 chromosome 7, ASM4190304v1, whole genome shotgun sequence:
- the znf185 gene encoding zinc finger protein 185 isoform X2, producing MSKEGDKESVFRTTKVRTRLRDDGSWLQRRSSDENAKTSEEKPWLAEVRAGRENGAPIETSPVSSPTKSTPPPTKPVPERAPSSGYLIRGVFTKMDKPASPTATNGISGTTTTQFTKKPSESYKKIAPYTVRPTSENQDGQLSNEEQERRTEAASSVLKKSAVRQRSYVLSAAKKYESKEPDTSLVNNSISFVAKRVEISDDDESAPTPAPASTLPPSPVVPVTSVASAPEPRPRKIADTSVKTAVDVAVNEPVAPKVEEVAPEPVKEDPPPASVTVKDPFEDMIPGCTKVAIPLPELKPELVQAVYTEPEPEDSNVPGQADMPLVDLTPVSPTPLSPTPATPPPVPAVPESPAPLFPVSLAPVSPVQMSAVAEITVKTEPEPEPEPEPASNPFPKPRSGVDTLTTLSDTLISFDASSTSFKDDEPVLAKEEGGSTDINATEDSDEEEPAPEISSCTGEIDDLLDLTNGPEESAEPVPASPGRWSQFLLSGLDGESDPEKTSGTLNLLADDIIPVNTEARSLSTQREEEKQTDETAEGTQSPTETVTITTKTVIITDKRQEDSAAPWSSRVTTTVTESSSADPFDPYPLGTTSSNSSSDLLQPLSDTSINSAPPTFLESKDPSPETNSSSSNALESLADNVNPISSDTTSLISQRSWARTWETSTPQQANTEESQEAAPGGQTVDQETLVMFERKSTENDSPWDRWTSPTVYTITTTRGEEEEEEEEEESPRDTQTETVTTITTIREIHSEPQPAMDRYETYSRSVTVEDQRVHTPEPEAKKGFVYLKEYVSASELALHNARDNIDSGSDYLTSSSTSYSYSIPSPYSRSLSSTCTYCGELVGNDAKISIEHLNINCHPTCFKCEMCRKPMGDLLDSMFLHGGKVHCETCYSRALD from the exons ATGTCGAAAG AGGGGGACAAAGAAAGTGTGTTTCGTACCACCAAAGTGAGGACCAGGCTGAGGGATGATGGCAGCTGGTTGCAGCGGCGTAGCAGTGATGAGAATGCTAAAACCAGCGAGGAGAAGCCATG GCTAGCAGAAGTGAGGGCTGGCCGAGAGAACGGAGCCCCCATTGAGACCAGTCCGGTGTCGTCACCTACAAAATCCACTCCGCCACCCACTAAACCTGTCCCTGAAAG AGCACCATCATCAGGATACTTGATCAG agGTGTTTTTACTAAAATGGACAAGCCTGCTTCTCCTACAGCAACTAACGGCATTAG tggaacaacaacaacacaattcaCCAAAAAACCTTCAGAGAGCTACAAGAAAAT AGCCCCCTACACTGTGAGGCCCACTTCAGAGAACCAGGATGGCCAGCTTAGCAACGAGGAGCAGGAGAGACG GACGGAGGCAGCCAGCAGTGTTCTGAAGAAATCTGCAGTCAGGCAACGGTCTTATGTGCTTTCTGCTGCTAAGAAATATGA GTCTAAAGAACCTGACACCTCATTGGTCAACAACAGCATATCATTTGTGGCTAAAAG GGTGGAGAtttctgatgatgatgagagtGCTCCGACTCCAGCACCTGCCAGCACTCTGCCTCCCTCCCCGGTCGTCCCAGTCACATCTGTTGCCTCAGCGCCTGAGCCCAGACCACGGAAAAT AGCTGACACCAGTGTTAAGACAGCTGTGGATGTTGCCGTTAATGAGCCAGTGGCACCAAAGGTGGAGGAGGTCGCCCCAGAGCCTGTGAAGGAAGACCCCCCTCCAGCGTCTGTTACTGTTAAAGATCCGTTTGAAGACATGATACCAGGGTGCACCAAGGTGGCCATTCCTCTCCCCGAACTCAAGCCTGAGTTAGTTCAAGCAGTCTATACAGAGCCAGAACCGGAGGATTCAAACGTTCCTGGGCAAGCTGACATGCCTCTGGTTGATCTCACCCCAGTGTCACCAACCCCACTATCACCCACTCCAGCAACCCCACCCCCAGTCCCAGCTGTCCCAGAATCCCCTGCCCCACTGTTTCCTGTGTCTCTTGCGCCTGTGTCACCTGTCCAAATGTCTGCTGTAGCAGAGATCACAGTGAAgactgaacctgaacctgaaccagAACCAGAACCAGCATCAAATCCGTTTCCAAAGCCACG CTCCGGTGTTGACACGCTCACCACCTTGTCCGACACTCTCATTTCTTTTGACGCAAGTTCAACCAG CTTTAAGGATGATGAGCCAGTGCTGGCAAAGGAAGAAGGAGGCTCAACGGACATTAATGCCACAGAggacag TGATGAAGAGGAGCCAGCTCCAGAAATCAGCAGCTGTACAGGAGAAATAGACGATCTCCTGGATTTAACTAATGG TCCAGAGGAGTCAGCAGAGCCTGTTCCCGCCAGCCCAGGACGCTGGAGTCAGTTTCTGCTTAGCGGACTAGACGG TGAGTCAGACCCAGAAAAGACCAGTGGCACCCTGAATCTCCTGGCTGATGATATCATTCCAGTCAACACAGAGGCACGcag CCTCAGCACCCAgcgagaggaggagaaacagacagatgagACAGCCGAAGGAACACAAAG CCCCACAGAGACAGTCACTATAACCACCAAAACTGTGATCATTACTGACAAACG CCAAGAGGACAGTGCAGCCCCGTGGAGCTCACGTGTGACAACCACAGTCACTGAATCAAG CTCGGCTGATCCGTTTGATCCATATCCGTTAGGGACCACATCCTCTAACAG CTCCTCTGACCTGCTGCAGCCCCTCTCTGATACTTCCATCAACAG tgcgCCACCTACTTTCCTGGAGAGCAAAGATCCAAGTCCAGAGACCAA tagcagcagcagtaatgcCTTGGAATCCCTCGCAGACAATGTCAACCCTATCAGCTCTGACACTACAAG TCTCATCTCTCAGCGGTCATGGGCACGCACATGGGAAACCAGCACACCTCAGCAGGCGAACACAGAAGAGAG CCAAGAAGCTGCACCGGGAGGCCAAACTGTAGATCAAGAGACGCTGGTCATGTTTGAGAGAAA GTCCACTGAGAATGACTCCCCGTGGGACAGGTGGACATCACCCACAGTCTATACTATCACTACTaccagaggagaggaagaggaggaggaagaggaggaggaaag CCCCAGGgatacacagacagagacagtcaccaccatcaccactaTCAG AGAGATACACAGTGAGCCACAGCCTGCTATGGATCG TTATGAAACCTATTCCAGGTCTGTGACTGTAGAAGACCAGCGTGTCCACACACCAGAACCTGAGGCCAAAaa GGGGTTTGTGTACCTGAAGGAGTATGTCAGTGCATCAGAGCTGGCCTTACATAATGCCAGAGACAATATTGACAG TGGCTCAGATTATTTGACATCAAGCTCCACCAGTTACTCTTACAGCATCCCCTCCCCTTACTCCAG GTCGCTGTCATCCACCTGTACATACTGCGGGGAGCTGGTGGGCAATGATGCCAAGATTTCCATCGAGCACCTCAATATCAACTGCCACCCCACCTGCTTCAAG TGCGAGATGTGTCGTAAGCCAATGGGAGATCTTCTCGACAGCATGTTCCTACACGGTGGGAAAGTCCATTGCGAGACCTGCTACTCCAGAGCCTTGGACTGA
- the znf185 gene encoding zinc finger protein 185 isoform X3 has product MSKEGDKESVFRTTKVRTRLRDDGSWLQRRSSDENAKTSEEKPWLAEVRAGRENGAPIETSPVSSPTKSTPPPTKPVPERAPSSGYLIRGVFTKMDKPASPTATNGISGTTTTQFTKKPSESYKKIAPYTVRPTSENQDGQLSNEEQERRTEAASSVLKKSAVRQRSYVLSAAKKYESKEPDTSLVNNSISFVAKRVEISDDDESAPTPAPASTLPPSPVVPVTSVASAPEPRPRKIADTSVKTAVDVAVNEPVAPKVEEVAPEPVKEDPPPASVTVKDPFEDMIPGCTKVAIPLPELKPELVQAVYTEPEPEDSNVPGQADMPLVDLTPVSPTPLSPTPATPPPVPAVPESPAPLFPVSLAPVSPVQMSAVAEITVKTEPEPEPEPEPASNPFPKPRSGVDTLTTLSDTLISFDASSTSFKDDEPVLAKEEGGSTDINATEDSDEEEPAPEISSCTGEIDDLLDLTNGPEESAEPVPASPGRWSQFLLSGLDGESDPEKTSGTLNLLADDIIPVNTEARSLSTQREEEKQTDETAEGTQSPTETVTITTKTVIITDKRQEDSAAPWSSRVTTTVTESSSADPFDPYPLGTTSSNSSSDLLQPLSDTSINSAPPTFLESKDPSPETNSSSNALESLADNVNPISSDTTSLISQRSWARTWETSTPQQANTEESQEAAPGGQTVDQETLVMFERKSTENDSPWDRWTSPTVYTITTTRGEEEEEEEEEESPRDTQTETVTTITTIREIHSEPQPAMDRYETYSRSVTVEDQRVHTPEPEAKKGFVYLKEYVSASELALHNARDNIDSGSDYLTSSSTSYSYSIPSPYSSRSLSSTCTYCGELVGNDAKISIEHLNINCHPTCFKCEMCRKPMGDLLDSMFLHGGKVHCETCYSRALD; this is encoded by the exons ATGTCGAAAG AGGGGGACAAAGAAAGTGTGTTTCGTACCACCAAAGTGAGGACCAGGCTGAGGGATGATGGCAGCTGGTTGCAGCGGCGTAGCAGTGATGAGAATGCTAAAACCAGCGAGGAGAAGCCATG GCTAGCAGAAGTGAGGGCTGGCCGAGAGAACGGAGCCCCCATTGAGACCAGTCCGGTGTCGTCACCTACAAAATCCACTCCGCCACCCACTAAACCTGTCCCTGAAAG AGCACCATCATCAGGATACTTGATCAG agGTGTTTTTACTAAAATGGACAAGCCTGCTTCTCCTACAGCAACTAACGGCATTAG tggaacaacaacaacacaattcaCCAAAAAACCTTCAGAGAGCTACAAGAAAAT AGCCCCCTACACTGTGAGGCCCACTTCAGAGAACCAGGATGGCCAGCTTAGCAACGAGGAGCAGGAGAGACG GACGGAGGCAGCCAGCAGTGTTCTGAAGAAATCTGCAGTCAGGCAACGGTCTTATGTGCTTTCTGCTGCTAAGAAATATGA GTCTAAAGAACCTGACACCTCATTGGTCAACAACAGCATATCATTTGTGGCTAAAAG GGTGGAGAtttctgatgatgatgagagtGCTCCGACTCCAGCACCTGCCAGCACTCTGCCTCCCTCCCCGGTCGTCCCAGTCACATCTGTTGCCTCAGCGCCTGAGCCCAGACCACGGAAAAT AGCTGACACCAGTGTTAAGACAGCTGTGGATGTTGCCGTTAATGAGCCAGTGGCACCAAAGGTGGAGGAGGTCGCCCCAGAGCCTGTGAAGGAAGACCCCCCTCCAGCGTCTGTTACTGTTAAAGATCCGTTTGAAGACATGATACCAGGGTGCACCAAGGTGGCCATTCCTCTCCCCGAACTCAAGCCTGAGTTAGTTCAAGCAGTCTATACAGAGCCAGAACCGGAGGATTCAAACGTTCCTGGGCAAGCTGACATGCCTCTGGTTGATCTCACCCCAGTGTCACCAACCCCACTATCACCCACTCCAGCAACCCCACCCCCAGTCCCAGCTGTCCCAGAATCCCCTGCCCCACTGTTTCCTGTGTCTCTTGCGCCTGTGTCACCTGTCCAAATGTCTGCTGTAGCAGAGATCACAGTGAAgactgaacctgaacctgaaccagAACCAGAACCAGCATCAAATCCGTTTCCAAAGCCACG CTCCGGTGTTGACACGCTCACCACCTTGTCCGACACTCTCATTTCTTTTGACGCAAGTTCAACCAG CTTTAAGGATGATGAGCCAGTGCTGGCAAAGGAAGAAGGAGGCTCAACGGACATTAATGCCACAGAggacag TGATGAAGAGGAGCCAGCTCCAGAAATCAGCAGCTGTACAGGAGAAATAGACGATCTCCTGGATTTAACTAATGG TCCAGAGGAGTCAGCAGAGCCTGTTCCCGCCAGCCCAGGACGCTGGAGTCAGTTTCTGCTTAGCGGACTAGACGG TGAGTCAGACCCAGAAAAGACCAGTGGCACCCTGAATCTCCTGGCTGATGATATCATTCCAGTCAACACAGAGGCACGcag CCTCAGCACCCAgcgagaggaggagaaacagacagatgagACAGCCGAAGGAACACAAAG CCCCACAGAGACAGTCACTATAACCACCAAAACTGTGATCATTACTGACAAACG CCAAGAGGACAGTGCAGCCCCGTGGAGCTCACGTGTGACAACCACAGTCACTGAATCAAG CTCGGCTGATCCGTTTGATCCATATCCGTTAGGGACCACATCCTCTAACAG CTCCTCTGACCTGCTGCAGCCCCTCTCTGATACTTCCATCAACAG tgcgCCACCTACTTTCCTGGAGAGCAAAGATCCAAGTCCAGAGACCAA cagcagcagtaatgcCTTGGAATCCCTCGCAGACAATGTCAACCCTATCAGCTCTGACACTACAAG TCTCATCTCTCAGCGGTCATGGGCACGCACATGGGAAACCAGCACACCTCAGCAGGCGAACACAGAAGAGAG CCAAGAAGCTGCACCGGGAGGCCAAACTGTAGATCAAGAGACGCTGGTCATGTTTGAGAGAAA GTCCACTGAGAATGACTCCCCGTGGGACAGGTGGACATCACCCACAGTCTATACTATCACTACTaccagaggagaggaagaggaggaggaagaggaggaggaaag CCCCAGGgatacacagacagagacagtcaccaccatcaccactaTCAG AGAGATACACAGTGAGCCACAGCCTGCTATGGATCG TTATGAAACCTATTCCAGGTCTGTGACTGTAGAAGACCAGCGTGTCCACACACCAGAACCTGAGGCCAAAaa GGGGTTTGTGTACCTGAAGGAGTATGTCAGTGCATCAGAGCTGGCCTTACATAATGCCAGAGACAATATTGACAG TGGCTCAGATTATTTGACATCAAGCTCCACCAGTTACTCTTACAGCATCCCCTCCCCTTACTCCAG CAGGTCGCTGTCATCCACCTGTACATACTGCGGGGAGCTGGTGGGCAATGATGCCAAGATTTCCATCGAGCACCTCAATATCAACTGCCACCCCACCTGCTTCAAG TGCGAGATGTGTCGTAAGCCAATGGGAGATCTTCTCGACAGCATGTTCCTACACGGTGGGAAAGTCCATTGCGAGACCTGCTACTCCAGAGCCTTGGACTGA
- the nsdhl gene encoding sterol-4-alpha-carboxylate 3-dehydrogenase, decarboxylating, with translation MATRVRPSSKRCAVVGGSGFLGRHLVEKLLERGYTVCVFDIRQSYELPGVTFHQGDLCDKQALLPAMKDVSLVFHCASPAPASDDRGLFERVNIQGTRTVIEACMEAGVQKLVLTSSASVVFEGTDVKNGREDLPYAKKPIDYYTETKIEQEKLVLQACNKEKGFLTVAIRPHGIFGPRDPQLVPILVDTARRGKMKFIIGDGTNLVDFTFVENVVHGHILAAERLRPDSPICGKPYHITNDEPVRFWDFMSEVLVGLGYAAPRYHLPYTLVYGLALLLWLLALILRPLVSFKPTFTPMRVALAGTHHYYSCDRAKQDLGYKPLVSLKDGIARTVQSYPHLRQGA, from the exons ATGGCCACGCGCGTGCGACCG agTAGTAAACGGTGTGCAGTTGTCGGGGGCTCTGGTTTCCTGGGCAGACACTTGGTGGAGAAGCTGCTGGAGCGAggatacactgtgtgtgtgtttgacatccGTCAGAGCTACGAGCTGCCTGGTGTCACCTTCCACCAGGGAGACCTCTGCGACAAACAG GCTCTGCTGCCGGCTATGAAAGATGTGTCCCTGGTCTTCCACTGTGCCTCCCCAGCCCCTGCCAGCGATGACCGCGGGCTGTTTGAGAGGGTCAACATTCAGGGCACACGCACAGTCATCGAGGCCTGCATGGAGGCTGGAGTACAG AAACTGGTCCTGACAAGCAGTGCCAGTGTGGTGTTTGAAGGGACAGACGTTAAGAATGGGAGAGAAGATCTACCATATGCCAAGAAGCCCATCGACTATTACACAGAGACCAAAATTGAGCAAGAAAAG ctGGTCCTCCAGGCTTGTAACAAGGAGAAGGGTTTCCTCACAGTTGCCATTCGGCCTCATGGCATCTTTGGCCCTCGGGATCCACAGCTGGTACCCATCCTGGTGGACACAGCTCGCAGGGGCAAGATGAAGTTCATCATCGG TGACGGGACCAATCTGGTGGATTTCACCTTTGTGGAGAATGTAGTTCATGGTCACATCCTGGCTGCTGAGCGCCTGAGGCCGGACTCCCCCATATGTGGAAAA CCGTATCACATCACCAATGACGAGCCGGTTAGATTCTGGGACTTCATGTCTGAGGTGTTGGTGGGTCTAGGATATGCTGCTCCTCGCTACCACCTCCCCTACACTCTTGTGTACGGACTGGCCCTGCTCCTCTGGCTGCTGGCCCTGATCCTGCGCCCTCTGGTGTCCTTTAAACCCACCTTTACACCAATGAGAGTGGCTCTGGCTGGAACCCACCACTACTACAGCTGTGACCGGGCCAAGCAGGACCTGGGCTACAAACCGCTGGTCAGTCTGAAGGATGGGATAGCACGCACAGTGCAGAGCTACCCTCACCTCAGACAAGGAGCTTGA
- the znf185 gene encoding zinc finger protein 185 isoform X1 yields the protein MSKEGDKESVFRTTKVRTRLRDDGSWLQRRSSDENAKTSEEKPWLAEVRAGRENGAPIETSPVSSPTKSTPPPTKPVPERAPSSGYLIRGVFTKMDKPASPTATNGISGTTTTQFTKKPSESYKKIAPYTVRPTSENQDGQLSNEEQERRTEAASSVLKKSAVRQRSYVLSAAKKYESKEPDTSLVNNSISFVAKRVEISDDDESAPTPAPASTLPPSPVVPVTSVASAPEPRPRKIADTSVKTAVDVAVNEPVAPKVEEVAPEPVKEDPPPASVTVKDPFEDMIPGCTKVAIPLPELKPELVQAVYTEPEPEDSNVPGQADMPLVDLTPVSPTPLSPTPATPPPVPAVPESPAPLFPVSLAPVSPVQMSAVAEITVKTEPEPEPEPEPASNPFPKPRSGVDTLTTLSDTLISFDASSTSFKDDEPVLAKEEGGSTDINATEDSDEEEPAPEISSCTGEIDDLLDLTNGPEESAEPVPASPGRWSQFLLSGLDGESDPEKTSGTLNLLADDIIPVNTEARSLSTQREEEKQTDETAEGTQSPTETVTITTKTVIITDKRQEDSAAPWSSRVTTTVTESSSADPFDPYPLGTTSSNSSSDLLQPLSDTSINSAPPTFLESKDPSPETNSSSSNALESLADNVNPISSDTTSLISQRSWARTWETSTPQQANTEESQEAAPGGQTVDQETLVMFERKSTENDSPWDRWTSPTVYTITTTRGEEEEEEEEEESPRDTQTETVTTITTIREIHSEPQPAMDRYETYSRSVTVEDQRVHTPEPEAKKGFVYLKEYVSASELALHNARDNIDSGSDYLTSSSTSYSYSIPSPYSSRSLSSTCTYCGELVGNDAKISIEHLNINCHPTCFKCEMCRKPMGDLLDSMFLHGGKVHCETCYSRALD from the exons ATGTCGAAAG AGGGGGACAAAGAAAGTGTGTTTCGTACCACCAAAGTGAGGACCAGGCTGAGGGATGATGGCAGCTGGTTGCAGCGGCGTAGCAGTGATGAGAATGCTAAAACCAGCGAGGAGAAGCCATG GCTAGCAGAAGTGAGGGCTGGCCGAGAGAACGGAGCCCCCATTGAGACCAGTCCGGTGTCGTCACCTACAAAATCCACTCCGCCACCCACTAAACCTGTCCCTGAAAG AGCACCATCATCAGGATACTTGATCAG agGTGTTTTTACTAAAATGGACAAGCCTGCTTCTCCTACAGCAACTAACGGCATTAG tggaacaacaacaacacaattcaCCAAAAAACCTTCAGAGAGCTACAAGAAAAT AGCCCCCTACACTGTGAGGCCCACTTCAGAGAACCAGGATGGCCAGCTTAGCAACGAGGAGCAGGAGAGACG GACGGAGGCAGCCAGCAGTGTTCTGAAGAAATCTGCAGTCAGGCAACGGTCTTATGTGCTTTCTGCTGCTAAGAAATATGA GTCTAAAGAACCTGACACCTCATTGGTCAACAACAGCATATCATTTGTGGCTAAAAG GGTGGAGAtttctgatgatgatgagagtGCTCCGACTCCAGCACCTGCCAGCACTCTGCCTCCCTCCCCGGTCGTCCCAGTCACATCTGTTGCCTCAGCGCCTGAGCCCAGACCACGGAAAAT AGCTGACACCAGTGTTAAGACAGCTGTGGATGTTGCCGTTAATGAGCCAGTGGCACCAAAGGTGGAGGAGGTCGCCCCAGAGCCTGTGAAGGAAGACCCCCCTCCAGCGTCTGTTACTGTTAAAGATCCGTTTGAAGACATGATACCAGGGTGCACCAAGGTGGCCATTCCTCTCCCCGAACTCAAGCCTGAGTTAGTTCAAGCAGTCTATACAGAGCCAGAACCGGAGGATTCAAACGTTCCTGGGCAAGCTGACATGCCTCTGGTTGATCTCACCCCAGTGTCACCAACCCCACTATCACCCACTCCAGCAACCCCACCCCCAGTCCCAGCTGTCCCAGAATCCCCTGCCCCACTGTTTCCTGTGTCTCTTGCGCCTGTGTCACCTGTCCAAATGTCTGCTGTAGCAGAGATCACAGTGAAgactgaacctgaacctgaaccagAACCAGAACCAGCATCAAATCCGTTTCCAAAGCCACG CTCCGGTGTTGACACGCTCACCACCTTGTCCGACACTCTCATTTCTTTTGACGCAAGTTCAACCAG CTTTAAGGATGATGAGCCAGTGCTGGCAAAGGAAGAAGGAGGCTCAACGGACATTAATGCCACAGAggacag TGATGAAGAGGAGCCAGCTCCAGAAATCAGCAGCTGTACAGGAGAAATAGACGATCTCCTGGATTTAACTAATGG TCCAGAGGAGTCAGCAGAGCCTGTTCCCGCCAGCCCAGGACGCTGGAGTCAGTTTCTGCTTAGCGGACTAGACGG TGAGTCAGACCCAGAAAAGACCAGTGGCACCCTGAATCTCCTGGCTGATGATATCATTCCAGTCAACACAGAGGCACGcag CCTCAGCACCCAgcgagaggaggagaaacagacagatgagACAGCCGAAGGAACACAAAG CCCCACAGAGACAGTCACTATAACCACCAAAACTGTGATCATTACTGACAAACG CCAAGAGGACAGTGCAGCCCCGTGGAGCTCACGTGTGACAACCACAGTCACTGAATCAAG CTCGGCTGATCCGTTTGATCCATATCCGTTAGGGACCACATCCTCTAACAG CTCCTCTGACCTGCTGCAGCCCCTCTCTGATACTTCCATCAACAG tgcgCCACCTACTTTCCTGGAGAGCAAAGATCCAAGTCCAGAGACCAA tagcagcagcagtaatgcCTTGGAATCCCTCGCAGACAATGTCAACCCTATCAGCTCTGACACTACAAG TCTCATCTCTCAGCGGTCATGGGCACGCACATGGGAAACCAGCACACCTCAGCAGGCGAACACAGAAGAGAG CCAAGAAGCTGCACCGGGAGGCCAAACTGTAGATCAAGAGACGCTGGTCATGTTTGAGAGAAA GTCCACTGAGAATGACTCCCCGTGGGACAGGTGGACATCACCCACAGTCTATACTATCACTACTaccagaggagaggaagaggaggaggaagaggaggaggaaag CCCCAGGgatacacagacagagacagtcaccaccatcaccactaTCAG AGAGATACACAGTGAGCCACAGCCTGCTATGGATCG TTATGAAACCTATTCCAGGTCTGTGACTGTAGAAGACCAGCGTGTCCACACACCAGAACCTGAGGCCAAAaa GGGGTTTGTGTACCTGAAGGAGTATGTCAGTGCATCAGAGCTGGCCTTACATAATGCCAGAGACAATATTGACAG TGGCTCAGATTATTTGACATCAAGCTCCACCAGTTACTCTTACAGCATCCCCTCCCCTTACTCCAG CAGGTCGCTGTCATCCACCTGTACATACTGCGGGGAGCTGGTGGGCAATGATGCCAAGATTTCCATCGAGCACCTCAATATCAACTGCCACCCCACCTGCTTCAAG TGCGAGATGTGTCGTAAGCCAATGGGAGATCTTCTCGACAGCATGTTCCTACACGGTGGGAAAGTCCATTGCGAGACCTGCTACTCCAGAGCCTTGGACTGA
- the cetn2 gene encoding uncharacterized protein cetn2: MLTPSRACPLPALTPHWLLQKWLVCGHRRCRNQTPGLHDGSSWTAEPVHVPRLKRYFSAHCSSCSCGINTREASQPRGRRRLAHRSAARLCQSNKQQLMATSAKRPSLQGPIPPPRKKTSPKPELTEEQKQEIREAFELFDTDGSGFIDVKELKVAMRALGFEPKKEEIKKMIGDVDKDGTGKISFADFLAVMTQKMAEKDSKEEILKAFRLFDDDETGRISFKNLKRVAKELGENLTDEELQEMIDEADRDGDGEVNQQEFLRIMKKTCLY, from the exons ATGTTAACTCCCTCTCGTGCCTGTCCGTTACCTGCTTTAACTCCTCACTGGCTATTACAGAAGTGGCTTGTCTGCGGGCACAGAAGGTGCAGAAACCAAACGCCTGGGCTCCATGACGGCAGCTCCTGGACAGCAGAACCTGTGCATGTTCCTCGCCTGAAACGTTATTTTTCTGCACATTGTAGCAGCTGTTCCTGCGGAATAAATACAAG GGAGGCTTCACAGCCCAGAGGAAGACGTAGATTGGCTCATAGATCTGCAGCTCGTTTGTGTCAGTCAAATAAGCAGCAACTGATG GCGACCAGTGCGAAGAGACCATCCCTGCAGGGTCCTATCCCCCCTCCCCGCAAGAAGACGAGCCCCAAACCAGAGCTGACCGAGGAGCAGAAGCAGGAGATCCGGGAGGCGTTTGAGCTGTTTGACACTGATGGATCTGGATTCATAGATGTCAAGGAGCTGAAG GTTGCCATGAGAGCTCTGGGGTTTGAACCAAAGAAGGAGGAGATCAAGAAGATGATTGGTGACGTGGATAAGGATGGCACAGGGAAGATCTCCTTCGCTGACTTTCTCGCTGTCATGACACAGAAAATG GCTGAGAAGGACTCTAAAGAGGAGATCCTGAAAGCTTTCCGCCTATTCGATGACGATGAGACGGGCAGGATCTCATTCAAGAATCTTAAGAGAGTAGCCAAAGAGCTGGGAGAGAACCTCacagatgaagagctgcag gaGATGATAGATGAAGCAGACagggatggagatggagaggtgAACCAGCAGGAGTTCCTGCGCATCATGAAGAAAACCTGCCTGTACTGA